A genomic segment from Triticum dicoccoides isolate Atlit2015 ecotype Zavitan chromosome 1A, WEW_v2.0, whole genome shotgun sequence encodes:
- the LOC119295084 gene encoding cell division control protein 48 homolog E-like, with translation MASQGDASGKKDYSTAILERKKSPNRLVVDEATNDENSTVALHPDTMDSLELFHGDIVLLKGKKRKDTVCILLPDDTCDKTKVRMNKVVRKNLRVRLGDVVSVHQCPDVKYGKRVHVLPVDDTVQGIAGNLFDAFLRPYFLEAYRPLRKGDLFLVRGGMTSVEFKVVETDPAEYCIVASDTEIFCDGEPVKREDEERLDEVGYDDVGGVRKQMAQIRELVELPLRHPQLFKCIGVKPPKGILLYGPPGTGKTLIARAVANETGAFFFLINGPEIMSKMAGESESNLRKAFEEAEKNAPAIIFIDEIDSIAPKRDKTNGEVERRIVSQLLTLMDGLKSRAHVIVMGATNRPNSIDPALRRFGRFDREIDIGVPDEVGRLEVLRIHTKNMKLAEDVELEHVSRDTHGYVGADLAALCTEAALQCIREKMDVIDLEDDTIDAEILNSMAVTNDHFKIALGTSNPSALRETVVEVPNVSWEDVGGLEGVKRELQETVQYPVEYPEKFEKFGMSPSKGVLFYGPPGCGKTLLAKAIANECQANFISIKGPELLTMWFGESEANVREIFDKARQSAPCVLFFDELDSIATQRGNSVGDAGGAADRVLNQLLAEMDGMNAKKTVFIIGATNRPDIIDPALLRPGRLDQLIYIPLPDVESRLQIFRACLRKSPVAKDVDLNALAKYTQGFSGADITEICQRACKYAIRENIEKDMEKERRLKENPEAMEEDEVDEIKAAHFEESMRYARRSVSDADIRKYQAFAQTLQQSRGFGTEFRFADQPAAGTTSATDPFASSTTAAEEDDLYS, from the coding sequence ATGGCGAGCCAGGGCGACGCGAGCGGGAAGAAGGACTACTCCACGGCGATCCTGGAGAGGAAGAAGTCGCCGAACCGGCTGGTGGTCGACGAGGCGACCAACGACGAGAACTCCACCGTCGCCCTGCACCCGGACACCATGGACAGCCTCGAGCTCTTCCACGGCGACATCGTCCTGCTCAAGGGCAAGAAGCGGAAGGACACGGTCTGCATTCTGCTCCCAGACGACACGTGCGACAAGACCAAGGTCCGGATGAACAAGGTCGTCAGGAAGAACCTGAGGGTCCGGCTCGGCGACGTCGTCTCCGTCCATCAGTGCCCGGACGTCAAGTACGGGAAGCGCGTGCACGTACTCCCCGTCGACGACACCGTCCAAGGGATCGCCGGAAACCTGTTCGACGCCTTCCTGAGACCCTACTTCCTCGAGGCCTATCGTCCCCTCAGGAAAGGGGACCTATTCCTGGTGAGGGGCGGCATGACGAGCGTGGAGTTCAAGGTTGTGGAGACCGACCCTGCCGAGTACTGCATCGTCGCCTCTGACACGGAGATATTCTGTGACGGCGAGCCTGTCAAGCGGGAGGATGAGGAGAGGCTCGACGAGGTCGGCTACGACGATGTCGGCGGAGTCAGGAAGCAGATGGCCCAGATCAGGGAGCTGGTCGAGCTCCCACTGCGCCACCCTCAGCTGTTCAAATGCATCGGTGTGAAGCCTCCAAAGGGCATCTTGCTGTATGGGCCACCTGGGACCGGCAAGACCCTCATTGCCAGAGCGGTGGCTAATGAAACAGGTGCCTTCTTCTTCCTGATCAATGGTCCGGAGATCATGTCGAAGATGGCCGGAGAGAGCGAGAGCAACCTCAGGAAGGCGTTTGAAGAGGCCGAGAAGAATGCGCCGGCCATCATCTTCATCGATGAGATTGATTCCATAGCACCAAAGAGAGACAAGACCAACGGAGAAGTCGAAAGGCGGATCGTCTCGCAGCTGCTCACTCTCATGGACGGGCTCAAGTCCCGCGCACATGTTATTGTCATGGGTGCTACCAACCGCCCGAACAGCATCGACCCTGCTCTCAGAAGGTTTGGGAGGTTTGACCGGGAGATCGACATTGGAGTCCCCGATGAAGTTGGGCGGCTTGAGGTTCTCCGGATTCACACCAAAAACATGAAGCTAGCTGAAGATGTTGAGCTGGAGCATGTCTCGAGGGACACTCATGGGTATGTCGGCGCTGATCTCGCCGCCCTATGTACCGAGGCTGCTCTTCAGTGCATTCGCGAGAAGATGGATGTTATCGACCTCGAGGATGACACCATTGATGCTGAGATACTGAATTCTATGGCTGTCACCAACGACCACTTCAAGATTGCACTGGGGACAAGCAACCCTTCCGCCCTTCGTGAAACTGTCGTGGAAGTTCCAAATGTCTCTTGGGAAGATGTTGGCGGTCTGGAGGGTGTCAAAAGGGAGCTGCAGGAGACCGTCCAGTATCCGGTGGAGTACCCAGAGAAGTTTGAGAAGTTTGGCATGTCTCCCTCCAAAGGTGTTCTGTTCTATGGCCCTCCGGGCTGCGGCAAGACCTTGTTGGCCAAGGCGATTGCTAATGAGTGCCAGGCTAACTTCATCAGCATCAAAGGACCGGAGCTGCTTACCATGTGGTTTGGCGAGAGCGAGGCCAATGTGCGTGAGATTTTCGATAAGGCAAGGCAGTCGGCACCATGTGTCCTCTTTTTCGATGAGCTCGACTCGATTGCCACCCAGAGAGGAAACAGTGTCGGTGACGCCGGAGGTGCCGCTGATAGGGTGCTGAATCAGCTTCTTGCCGAGATGGACGGAATGAATGCCAAGAAAACCGTGTTCATCATCGGTGCCACCAACAGGCCAGACATCATAGATCCTGCCTTGCTGAGGCCGGGGCGCCTTGATCAGCTTATCTACATTCCTCTGCCTGACGTTGAATCCAGGCTCCAGATCTTCAGGGCCTGCCTCAGGAAGTCTCCTGTGGCCAAGGACGTCGACCTGAATGCACTCGCTAAATACACGCAAGGGTTCAGCGGCGCAGACATCACGGAAATCTGCCAGCGTGCGTGCAAATACGCCATCAGAGAGAACATTGAGAAGGACATGGAAAAGGAGAGGCGGCTGAAGGAAAACCCTGAAGCCATGGAGGAAGACGAGGTGGACGAGATCAAGGCTGCTCACTTCGAGGAGAGCATGAGGTATGCACGCCGGAGTGTGAGCGATGCTGATATTCGCAAATACCAGGCCTTTGCTCAGACGCTGCAGCAGTCCCGTGGTTTTGGCACCGAGTTCCGGTTCGCTGATCAGCCGGCGGCAGGAACTACCTCTGCGACAGATCCTTTCGCATCCTCTACCACAGCAGCTGAAGAAGATGATCTGTATAGTTAA